From the Micromonospora echinospora genome, the window CCCGGCGCAGGCCGAGCGCGGCGTCCGGCTGCGGGTCGTCCACGCCGATGCCGTTGGGGCGGGGCGTGCCGACCGGCAGTCCGAGCCGGGAGGCGTGCCGGACCACGTCGTGGTTGGAGAGCACCCAGGTGGTCGGCGCGCCGACCGCGTCGGTGGCCTCCAGCGAGCGGGTGATCACCGCGTACTGGGCCGGGGCGGTCCAGGCGGCGAGCAGGTACTCGAAGTTGAACGCCTGGTGCATCTCGTCGGGCCGGACGTAGCGGGCCAGGCGCTCGGCCGGCTCCACCCACGCCTCGGCGACCAGGATCCGTTCGCCGTCGTAGCCGTCCAGCAGGCGACGCCAGTCGCGGTAGATGTCGTGCACCCCCTCCTGGTCCCACATCGGCGGGCGGGGCTTGTCGACCTCCTGGCCCGAGGAGAGGATCTCCTGCGGCTCCTGCCAGTTCGCCAGGTCGGCCTGCTTGACCAGGCCGTGCGCGACGTCGACCCGGAAACCGTCGACGCCCCGGTCCAGCCAGAACCGGAGCACGTCCAGGAACTCCGCCCGGACCTCGGGGTTGTCCCAGTTCAGGTCGGGCTGGGCGGTGTCGAACAGGTGGAGGTACCACTGTCCGTCGTCCACCCGGGTCCAGGCCGGACCGCCGAAGGTGCTCTGCCAGTCGTTCGGCGGCTGCGCGCCGTCCGGGCCGAGGCCGTCCCGGAAGACGTACCGCTGCCGTTCCGGGCTGCCCGGCGCGGCGGCCAGCGCCGCCCGGAACCAGGCGTGCGCCGACGAGGTGTGGTTGGGAACCAGGTCGACGATCACCCGCATCCCGCGGGCGTGCGCGTCGGCGATCAACCGGTCCGCGTCGGCGAGCGTGCCGAAGAGCGGTTCGACGTCCCGGTAGTCGGCCACGTCGTAGCCGGCGTCGGCCTGCGGCGACGGGTAGAACGGGGACAGCCAGACCGCGTCCACCCCGAGGTCGGCGAGGTGCCCGAGCCGGGCGGTGATGCCCGGCAGGTCACCGATGCCGTCGCCGTCGGAGTCGGCGAAGGAACGCGGGTAGATCTGGTAGATGACGGCTTCGGTCCACCAGCCGGTGGCCGGGCCACCGGCGGGTTCCTGCGGGTCGTGGGTGTTCAGGGCCTTCTCCCGAGTGTCGAGCCGGACGGGTTCCCACCGGCCGTCGCCACGCTGGCCGGCCGGGGCGGTCGAATCCGTTCAGTGTGCCCTCGGAGGGGCGGTGGAATCACGCACCACCAGACGAGTGGGGAGAATCACCGACGAGGCGGGCCGACCGGTCCCGGCGTCGCCGACGAGCGGGTCGAGCACGATCCGGGCGGCGAGCTGACCCTGCTCGGCGGCGGGTTGCGCCACCGTGCTGAGGCCGAGCACGACCGAGAGGTCGTGGTCGTCGATGCCGATGACGCTGACGTCCTGCGGCACCCGCAGCCCGGCCTCGCGGAGCGCGGCGATCGCGCCCATCGCCATCTCGTCGCAGGCGGCGAAGATCGCCGTCGGCGGGTCGCCCCGGCGGAGCAGCTCGACCGTGGCCTGGTTGCCGCCGTCGATGGTGAACTGGGACTCCACGTCCAGGCGCGGGTCCGGCTGCACCCCGGCCGCCCGCAGCGCCTCCTGGTAGCCGCGCCGCCGGTCGATGTGGGTGGTGAACGCCAGCTCGTCCTCGGGGTCGCCGGAGAGGTGCGCGATCCGGCGGTGGCCGAGGTCGAGCAGGTGACTCGTGGCGGTCCGGGCGGCGGCCACGTCGTCGATCCGTACGCTCGGCCAGCCGGGGACGACGGTGCCGGAGCTGACGATGACGCCGGGCAGGTCGAGCGTGGTGAGCACGGTCAGGTCCGCCGACCGCAGGGGGGTGGCGACCAACAGGACCCCGTCGGCCCGTTTGTGCAGGTTGGCGGTGCGCAGCACCCGCTGCCGGGCCTGCGGCTGGCCGCCGAGGTTGTAGAGGAGCAGGTCGTACCCGGCGGAGTGGAGGACCTCCTCGACCGCCTCGACCACGGTGCCGAAGAACCACCGGGTGATCCGGGGTACGACCACCGCGACCGTGCCGGTGCGGCCACCGGCCAGGCGGGAGGCGCTCGGTGAGATGGTGTAGTCGAGTTGCTCGGCGGCGGCGAGCACCCGTCTTCGGGTCGCCGCCGACACGGTGGGAAGGCCGCGCAGCGCCCGGGACACGGTGGCCGTGGAGACCCCCGCGAGCCTGGCAACGTCATCAATCCTGGTCACGGTCTCCCCGATCCGCTTACGTCGGCCGCCGCCCGCATGCCACGGGCGGCGGCCGACGCCGGAATCAGCCCTTGACGCTACCCGCGAGCAGGCCCCGCACGAAGTAACGCTGCAGGGACAGGAACACGATCAGCGGTACGACGATGGAGACGAACGCACCGGCGGTGAGCCGCTGCCACTCGTTGCCCCGGGTGCCGGCCATCTCGGCCAGCCGGACGGTGAGTGGCGCCGTCTCGTCGCCACCACCGGCGAAGATCAGCGCGACGAGCAGGTCGTTCCAGACCCAGAGGAACTGGAAGATGCCGAAGGCCGCCAGCGCAGGGGTGATCAGCGGCAGTACGACGGTGCGGAAGATCTTCGGGTGGGTGGCCCCGTCGACCCGTGCCGCCTCCATCAGGTCCTTCGGTAGCTGCGAGATGAAGTTGTGCAGCAGGAACACCGCCAGCGGCAGCGCGAAGCAGGTGTGCGCGAACCAGACCTGCACGAACTTCTGCTCGTCGGCGAGGTCCCACGCCGGCATCAGGGTGATGCCGCCGACGCTGACCCCGTTGGAGAAGAAGCTCAGCAGCGGCACCAGGGCCATCTGGAGCGGCACGATCTGCAACGCGAAGATGGCGATGTAGACCCAGTCCCGGCCCCGGAAGTTGATCCAGGCCAGGGCGTACGCGGCGAGCGCCGCGAAGGCCAGCGGGAAGAGCACCGACGGCAGCGTGATCACCAGCGAGTTGATGAAGTAGCTCGCCAACTGGCCGGAGGAGGACGACCGCCCGAAGAGGACCTGCTGGTAGTTCTCCAGGGTGACCTGTGGGTCGGTGAAGAACGTCCACCAGCCGGTGGACTTGATCTGGTCCTCCGGACGGAAGGACGAGATGAACAGACCGAAGGTGGGGATGGTCCAGACGACCGCGATGACGATGGAGACCAGCGTCGCGGTCCGGCTGTTCAGCCGCTTGCGGACCCGGGCGGCGGCGGTCGTCGCGCCTCCGCCAGTCTTCTGGGCGCCGGCGGCGACCGGGGGAGTGGTGGTGGTCATCTCAGCCCTCCCGCTGTTGCCGCAGGTTGCGGATCTGGTAGATCACGATCGGGATGACCAGGATGAAGAGGAAGACCGCCAGCGCGGCGCCCTGCCCGTTCTGGCCGTACCGGAATGCCTGGTTGTACATCTCGTTGGCGACCACGCTGGTGTCGTAGTTGCCGTTGGTGCTGGTCCGGACGATGTCGAAGACCTTCAGCGTGGCGATCGAGATGGTCACCACGACCACGATCAGGGCCGGTCGGATGCTCGGCAGGGTGACCTGCCAGAACATCTGCCACGGGTTGACGCCGTCCAGCCGGGCCGCCTCGACGATCTCGGCGGGGATGGCCTTGATCGCCGCGGAGAGCACCACCATGGCGAAACCGGCCTGGATCCACACCATGATCACGATGAGCAGGAGGGTGTTCAGCGGCGACTCGAGCAGCCACTGCTTTGGTTCCCCGCCGAGACTCACCACGATCTGGTTGAGCAGACCGATCTGCTCCTGGTCCTCGCTGCGGTAGGCGTAGACGAACTTCCAGATGATGCTGGCGCCGACGAAGGAGATCGCCATCGGCATGAAGATCAGCGACTTGGCGACCGCCTCCAGCCGCGCCTTGTCGACCATGACCGCGTAGAGCAGGCCGATGGTGGTGGCGATCAGCGGTACCAGGAGCACCCAGACCATGGTGTTGAGGATCACGCGCAGGATCTCGTCCTGAGCGAAGAGCCACCCGTAGTTGCGCAGCCCCACCCAGTTCTCGCTGCCGCCATCCATGAACGACAGGAGCGTGGTGCGGACCGCCGGCACGACCAGGCCGATGGTGAGCAACAGCACGGCGGGCAGCAGGAAGAAGAGCGCGAAGACGCCCTCCCGTGGCTTGGCGCGTCGACGGGACAGCGGCGCGCCGCTGGCCGCCGCGGCGACCAGTTGGGCCTCCCGACGACGGGCGAACCAGGCCGGGACCGCGTCCAGCAGCAGGAGCAGACCACCCACCACCACGACGAAGGCCACCAGGCCGTACAGCAACATGACGAGCTTCGGTGACTCGTCGGCGAAGTCGAAGTTCATCCGCACTCCCAGGGAATCGCGGCCCGGCGCCGGGGGCCCGGTCCGCGTGGCGCGGACCGGACCCCGGGCGACTTACTTGGGCCAGCTGCTCTCGATGGTGGAGAGCACGGTGGCGGTGTCCTTACCGTTGATCCACTCGATCATGCCCTTCCAGAAGGTCCCCGCGCCGACGGCGCCGGGCATCAGGTCGGAGCCGTCGAACCGGAAGACCGTCCCCTTGTCCTGGAGGATCTGGACGGAGAGCTTGTCGATCGGGTTGGCCACGTTCGCCGTGTCGAGCTTGTTGTTCGCCGAGACCCAGTTGCCGAGCTTGGCGCGGGCGTTGGCGTGCTCACCGGAGGCGAGGTACGTCTGCACCGCCTGGACCTCCGGGCGGTCGGCGAAGGCGACGGTGAACTCGCCGCCACCGAGCACCGGCTTGCCCTTGGACTCGTCGATGGCCGGGAAGTAGAACGCGAAGACGTCGCCGTCCTCGGCCACCTTGGTGTTCTCCGGCCACTGGTTGGCGTAGAAGGACGCCTGCCGGTGCAGGGCGCACTTGTTCTGCAGGATCGGCGTGCCGGCCTCCTGGAAGGAGGTGGTGGTGATGCTCTTGACGCCGCCGAAGCCGCCGTTGACGTACTTCTCGTTCTTGAGGATGGTGCCGGCCCGGTCGAGCGCCTCGGCGACCTTCGGGTCGTTGAACGGGATGCCGTGCGTGGTCCACTGGTCGTAGACCTCGGGGGTCTGCGTGCGCAGCATCAGGTCTTCGATCCAGTCGGTGGCCGGCCAGCCGGTCGCGTCACCCGACTCGATGCCGACGCACCACGGCTTGGTGCCGTCCGCGGCGATCTTGTCGCTCAGGGCGATGAGCTGGTCCCAGGTGGTCGGAACCTCCCAGCCCTTCTCCTTGAAGGTCTTCGGCGAGTACCAGACGAACGACTTCACGTTCGAGCCCAGCGGGGCGCCGTAGAACTTGCCGTCGACGGTGCTGTACTTCAGCCAGTCGGCCGAGTAGTTCTGCTCGGCCATCGACTTGGTGTCGGCCGAGGCCTCCTTGAGCTTGCCGGCCTGGGCGAACCGGGCCAGCAGGCCGGGCTGCGGGATGAACGCGATGTCCGGGGCGTTGCCGCCGTCGACGCGCACCTGGAGCTGCGCCTCGAACTCGCCGCTGCCCTCGTAGTCGATCTCGATGCCGGTGCAGTCCACGAACTGCTCCCAGGACTGCTCGAGCAGGTCGGCCTCGGCGTCCCGGATGGACGCGTAGATCGAGACCTTCTTGCCGTCGTTGCCCTTGTACTTCTCGTATGCCGAGCACTCCGCCGAGTTGGCGTTGCTGCCGCTGCTGTCGTCGTCGCTGCCGCAAGCGGTGGCGGCGAGCACCAGCCCCAGCGCACCGATGATCGCGATGGCCTGGCGTGGTCTGGCAGAGACCGCCATGCCGTCCTCCTTCAGTAGGCGGCGCGGTCGTAGCGGTGACCTCGCCGATCCGATTGGGCGTCTCCATATGTAAGCGCTTGCATTCGCATCGGTCCACCCCCTGTTGGACACGAGCAGGTAACAATCCCGAAACCCTGACGTCGGTTCGGACCGCGCCCCCTACCAGCCGAGGAACCTTTGATTGATCCCTTTCGACGGCTGGAGTTTTCTGTCACTCTGTCATCCAGCAATGGAAAGCTTTCGACATAGGAGGCTCTGGATGCGTAAGCGCTTGCTCACTCTGGCCGCGGCGGCCGGGTTGCTGGCCGCGACGGTCGTGGCGCCGGCGGCCCCGGCGATGGCGGCACCCACCTTCAAGGTGCCCTTCAAGTGCGGACAGGCCTGGTCCGGCCAGACCCGCACCAACCACAGCCCGGCGTACTCCATCGACTTCAACCGCACCGACGACCTCGGCGACCCGGTGGTGGCCAGCGCCCCCGGCACGGTGGACCGGGTGACGGACCTCGGTGGCACCAGCTACGGCAAGTACGTCCGGATCAGCCACAGCGGTGGCTACCACACCTACTACGCGCACCTCAACGGCTTCAACGTCTCGGTGGGCCAGTCCGTCGGCTACGGCTCGGTGATCGGCTACGTCGGCAGCACCGGCGGGTCGACCGGCCCGCACCTGCACTACGAGCAGCGGCTCAACGGCAGCGACATCCAGATCCGGTTCAACGGCGCCCTCGCGCTGTACTGGGGCACCAAGACCTACACCAGCGACAACGGCTGCTCCGGTTCGAGTGGATCCGGCACGGTGAACACCAGCGGCACCCCGCTGACCGTGCGCTCCGGGCCGGGCACCGGCTACAGCTCGGTGGGCACGGTCGCCGACGGCACCCGGGTCACCATCCAGTGCCAGACCACCGGTACCACCGTCACCGGCACCTACGGCACCAGCAACATCTGGGACCGGATCGGCTCCGGTCGCTTCATCGCCGACGCCTACGTCCACACCGGCTACGACGGCTTCATCCCCGGCGTGCCACGCTGCTGACCCCGCCCGCCGCCTTCTTCCCGGGCTGCCGGCAGAGCTGAGCCGACAGCCCGGGCCAAGGCGGTACGTCCCGCAGCGGCGCCGACCGCTGCGGGACCGGGGTGGTTGCTGCCCAGGTGGTTGCAGGGGACCCCTGCTACGCAGAAAGCGGTAACAGGGGACCCCTGCTACCAACCAGGCGCCAACCCCTGCCCCCTACCAGCGCCGCCCGGTCAGTTCAGCTGCCAGATGGCGAGGTTGAGGCACGCGGCGAAGGTCACCCAGGCCCAGTAGGGCAGCATCAGCAAGGTGGCCGGTCGGGACACCCGCCGGAAGAGGGCGACGGTGAGCCCGATCAGCAGCCAGAGCACGACGATGTCGAGGAAGGCCAGGCCGTACCGGCCCGCGCCGAAGAAGATCGGGGTCCAGGCCGCGTTCAGCACGAGCTGCGCCGTCCAGGCTCCGAGTGCGGGACCGAAGCCGACCCTGCGCCACACCAGCCATCCGGACACGGCGATCATGGCGTAGAGCAGGGACCAGACCGGACCGAACAGCCACGACGGGGGTGCCCAGGCGGGCTGGCGCAGACTGGCGTACTCGCCGGAGGTGTCCGAGACACCCAGTACCCCGATGCCGGCGGCGACGACCACCGCCGCACCGAAGCCGAGCAGGGCGAGCCACCGCCGGCCGTGCGTCCGGGTGGCGCTGTGGGTCGTCGTCATGTCCGCAGAGGTCCCCGGACGGGCCGTACGGCAAACCCGTCAGCCGGAGGGCCGCCGACACGAAGCGCCGGGGCCGTCGGTCCGGGTTCTCCTGTCGGGAGGACGGAGATCCCGGTACGACGACCCCGGCGGGTCTTCGGGGGGATACGGACTACGGACGTCAACTGAAGATGCTGACGCCACCTGGGCCGACCAGCAGGCCCACCACGATGAGGACGACGCCCCACAGGATCTGCCGGCGGAACAGCGCCATGATGCCGGCGACCACGAGTACGACTGCGAGAATCCAGAGAATCAGCTCCATGACCGCTGAGTACCCGACCGTCTGATTCGGGAAACCTGCGCTCAGTCGGTGTGGTTGCCCAGATGGAAGATGCTGTAGGCCTGCTTGATCACGGGGTGCGCGACGTTGCGGACCCGGACCCCGCCGGGCGTGGTGCCGCGCTCGCTGCCGGCGTGCGCGTGGCCGTGCAGGGCCAGTGCGGTGGGCGCCGAGTCGATCGCCTGACCGAGCTGGTACGAGCCGAGGAACGGGTAGATCTCCAGAGGTTCCCCGGCGAGGGTGTCCGGCACCGGCGCGTAGTGCGTCAACGCCACCAGCACGTCGCACTCCAACCCGCGCAGCGCCTCGCCCAGCCGGTCGGCGCTGTCGGTGGTGGTCCGGACGAACGCCTTCATCTCCGGCTCGCCGAAGTCGCTGGCGCAGCGCCCGGCGAACCCGCCGCCGAAGCCCTTCACCCCGGCGACCCCGAGCCGGTGGCCGCCGAAGTCCAGCACCACGCCGTTGCCCTCCAGCACGGTGATGCCCGCGTCCTCCAGCACCTTCACCACCTGCGGCACCTGGTCGCACTGGTGGTCGTGGTTGCCGAGCACGGTCAGCACCGGCACGCCGAGCCCGCCGAACTCCTCGGCCACGCAGCGCGCCTCGTTCTCGGTGCCGTGCCGGGTGAGGTCACCGGCGAGCAGCAGGACGTCGGCGCAGTCCGGCAGTTCCTCCAGGGCCGGCCGGAAACGGCCCACCACGTCCTCGTCCAGGTGTACGTCGCCGACTGCGGCGATCCGGATCATGCTGTACTCCTCCTCACGGCAGCTCCTCGACCTCGGTGGGAGCCTGGGCCCGGATCACCCCGATGTCGCTGGTGACCGGTACGTCCGGAAAGCGCTCGTTCACCCGGCGCAGGATCTCGTCGCAGCGGTGCTCGCTCTCCACTTCGCCGGAGAGCACCAGCCCGTGTTCCCGCCGGGCCACGGTGATGCCCTGCTCGGCGATGTCCGGGTCCTCGGTCAGCAGTCGCTGGATCTCGGCCTCGACGTACTCGTCGGGCGGTCCGGTGGCGGCGCTGAGGTGATGGGTCACGGTTGCTCCCTTCCTTCCGGGCCGGAGTACGGCACCACGTCGAGTCGGTCCAGCAGCACCAGGAACGCCTCGGCGTACGGGGAGTGCTGGGTCTCCTTCCGTACCCGTTCCCAGTCGATCTGCTCCCGCAGGGAACGGGCGAGGGGGAGGCCACGGGCGAAGTCGCAGTAGTGCTGGGAGAAGCTGAGCAGTTTGTGCACCATGAGTTGGCTGGCCGACAGCACCGGCATGTGGATCGCGTCGACCGGCCGGACCACGGTGTCGGAGAAGGTCTCCTCGGTCACCGGCGTCTCGATCGGCCGGTGGATCAGGTCCACCATGCGGCCGTCGTCGTAGACCTTGACCAGCCAGTCCTCCGGCGGACGCTCGGCGGTGAAGCCGTCCGCCACGAGCGCCTCCAGGGCCGACTCGACGTCCTGGTGGCGGATCAGGAAGTCCACGTCGTGCTCGCTGGAGTGTCCGCCGTGCGCGTAGACGGCGAAGCTGCCGCCCAGGGCGAAGGGGATGTCGGACTGCTTCAGCACAGCGGCGACCCGCTTGAGGGTGTGCAACAGACTGGCGTCCCCGTTTTGTGCCATCGAAGTCTCCCTGGTCGGTGGGCGGAACAGGTGCTCGCAGTGAAGTTGCGTACCCGGCATTCCGATCGGCCACACCTGTCACCAGGGCGGAGCCTGGACAGAAAGCGAGGTAAGTCCGATCCGGGTAGGTATGACCGTAGGTTGGCTATCTATGAAGCAGGCGTCGGATATCCTCGGGAGGGTGGCCAGATCACTGGGGGCGCGGCGCGGCACGGCCCGACTGCGCGCCGTCGCCCTGATCGGCATCGACGGCTCGGGCAAGACGACCCAGGCGCACCGGCTCGCCGACGCCCTCACCCAGGCCGGACTGCCGGCCACCTACCACCGCAACGCGGGCGGACGCGCCTGGCTCGGCCGGCTCGCCCAGCGGCTCGGCCGCCGCGACGCCCAGGGACTGCTGGGTAACCGGGGCATGCTCGCCGTCGAGTCGACACTGCGCTGGCTCGCCATCGCGCGGGCGCTGCTCGGCACCCTGCTCACCGGCCGGACGGCGGTGATGGACCGGTACGCCGTCTGCCAGTACGCCAGCATCCGCGCCCATGACGGCCGGCGGGGCGAGCGGCTGGCCCGGATCACCTACCGGCTCTTCCCGGCCCCGCAGGTCACCTTCCTGCTCGCGGTCGAGCCGGCCGAGGCGTACCAGCGGATCGAACGGCGCGGCACCGACCACGAGCCGATCGAATACCTCGTGGCAGCCGACGCGGCGTACCGCTCGCTGCCGGAGTTCCCGACGTTCGTGGTGATCGACGCCAACCGGACCCCGGACGAGGTGACCCGGCAGATCCGCGACCACCTGGCGGCCTGGTTGCCGGCCACCGGTTCGCCGGTGTCCCGGCCACCCCTGCTCGCCCCACTGGCGGCCCCCGCCCGCTCGTGACCCCGGAGGGGAGCGGTCAGGCGCGACCGTGCACCGGGACGGCCGCGCCGCTGGTCGGCGCGGACTCGTCGCTGGCCAGGAAGCGCACCACCGGGGCGATCTCCGCCGGGTCGACCCACCGGCTGTGGTCGGCGTCGGGCTGGGCGGCCCGGTTGGCCGGGGTGTCGATCACGCTCGGCAGGACGGTGTTGCAGCGCACCCCGCTGGCGCGGTACTCCACCGCGACCGCGTTGGCGAACGCCAGCACCGCCGCCTTGGCGGTCACGTAACCCGCCGCACCGGGGAAGGGCGCGAGCGCGGCGCGCGCCGACACGCAGACCACCGCGCCACCCCCGGCCGCCGTCAACCGGGGCAGCGCCGCCCGGGTGACCAGGTACGTCGGGCGCAGGTTCAGGGTGAGCATCCGCTCGAACTCGTCGACCGGTGTCTCGTGCACCAGCCCGCCGCTGGCGTACCCGCCGACCAGGTTGACCACCGCGCGCAGCGGGGCCGACGGTTCGCCCGCGGCCACCTCCACCGCCCGGGCCGCCCCGGCCGGATCGGTGAGGTCGGCGGCGACGGTGAGCGACCCGCCACCGTCGCCCGGACGCAGGTCGGCGACGACCACCCGCCAGCCCGCCGCCGTGAAGGCGGCGGTCACCGCGCCGCCCAGCCCGCCCGTGCCACCCGTGACCAGTACGCTCCGCTCCGCCATGCGGCACACGCTAGCGGTTCCGTGCGGGTGCCGGCGGCCATCCGTGCTGTCGACGGAGGTTCCGTGCGACCGGTAGACCGGGGATCGTTACGGGTGCGGGGCGTAGTTGTGCGGGTGCCACCGGGTGCCGGCGGCGGGGACGTGCGTGGTGGCGGATCCGCGCCGCGACCCGGTTGCGCCCAGGGCGTAACCCTTCTGCCCAGGGCTAACCGGCCTGGTGGTTCGCCCTGCCCGGGGCGCAGCATCGTCGCCATGCGACTCCTCATCCTCGGTGGCACCCAGTTCCTCGGTCGGGCGACGGCGCGGCTCGCCGTAGCGCAGGGGCACGACGTCACGTGCGTCGCCCGGGGCACCTCGGGCACACCTGTGGCGGGCGTGCGCTTCGTCGCGGCGGACCGGTCCGACCCGGCCGGGCTCGCCCCGCTCGACGGCGAGCGGTTCGACGCGGCGATCGACGTGACCCGGTGGCTGGACCAGGCCCACCACACCGTCGCCGCCCTCGCCGGTCGGGTCGGCCACTGGTCCTTCGTCTCCAGCATCTCCGTCTACGCCGGCTTCGCGGCCCCGGGCGGAGGCGTGGCGGACACCCCGCTGCTGCCGCCGGCCCCGGAGGGCGTGACCGGCCCCGGACCCGACTTCCAGTGGTACGGCGAGTGCAAGGTCAGCATCGAGAACCTGTACGCCGAGGCGGTCGAGCGGCTCTTCGTCTGCCGGGCCGGCCTGATCATCGGGCCCGAGGACCCGAGCGACCGGTTCCCGTACTGGGTGCGGCGGCTCGCGGCCGGCGGCGAGGTGCTCGCCCCCGGGGCGCCGGACGACCCGGTGCAGTACGTCGACGTCGACGACCTGGCCGCCTGGCTCCTGCACGCCGCCGTGACCGACCTCACCGGCACCTACGACGGCATCGGCGCGCCGGTGCCCCGGGTGGAGGCCCTGCACGGGATCGCGGCCGGTGTCGGCTCACCCGAACCGCGATTGACCTGGGTGAATGGCGCCTTCCTCCAGTCCCGGGAGATCCGCCCCTGGTCGGGGGAGCGTTCCCTGCCGTTGTGGGTGCCCGGTGCCGAGTGGGCCGGCTTCCTCGCCCGGGACGCCCGCCCCGCGCTCGCGGCCGGACTGGTCACCCGGCCGGTGTCGGAGACCGCCCGGAGGACCCTGACCTGGATGGACGCCGATCCCGGGGCCGTCCGGCAGGGTGGACTCGACCCGGTGGACGAGGCGGCCGTCCTGCGGGAATGGCACGCTGACGGTGGGCGGTGACCACTCGGAACGAGTTTTCCCGATAAGCCGGATCGTGGTTGACGCCTACGCCTGATGAAAGTAAGTTTCATCCGTGGCGAAGAGTCCGAAGATTTCCGCGAGGAACGAGCCCGGTGATCCAGCGCGAAGCGGGCCGGGCGGGTCCGCGAGCCGGAGCCACGAGACCGGGGGCCTGATCGTCCACATCAGCGGCCTGCTGCCCTCGCTCTCCCCGGCCGAACAGCGGGTCGCCCGCCTGGTCGTCGCCGACCCGGCCGATGCCGCCCGCCGGACCATCACCGACCTCGCCACCGCCGCCGAGACGTCGGAGGCGACGGTCATCCGCTTCTGCCGCTCCGTCGGCATGGACGGTTACCCGCAGCTGCGGATCCGGCTCGCCGCCGAGGCGGCGCGCCGGATCGAGCCGCCGGACGCCCGGGTCGTCGGGGGTGACATCCCACCCGGCGCCGACCTCGCCCAGATCATCGCCACCATCGCGTTCAACGACGCCCGTGCGGTCGAGGAGACGGCCGAGCAGCTCGACCCGGCCGTGTGCGAGCAGGTGGTAGAGGCGATCTCCCAGGCCGGCCGGATCGACATCTACGGCGCCGGAGCCAGCGGGTTCGTCGCCTCGGACTTCCAGCAGAAGCTGCACCGGATCGGCCGCACCGCCTTCTACTTCCCCGACGTGCACACCGCGCTCACCTCGGCCGCCCTGCTCGGCCGGGGTGACGTGGCGCTGGGCATCTCGCACACCGGGACGACCTCGGACGTCATCGAGGTGCTGGAGCAGGCGCGCGCCCAGGGGGCGGCCACCGTCGCGCTGACCAACTACCCCCGGTCGCCGATCACCGAGGGCGCGGACTTCGTCCTCACCACGGCGGCCCGCGAGACGACGTACCGCTCCGGGGCGATGGCCAGCCGACTCGCCCAGCTCACCGTGGTCGACTGCCTCTTCGTCGGGGTCGCCGCCCGCAACCGTGCCAAGGCCCGGAAGGCCCTGGAGGTCACCGCCGAGGCGGTCCGCTCCCACCGTGTCGGCTCCACCCGGAGGAAGGCATGACCACCGACCAGGTGCCGTCCGAGGTCCGTCCGGTGGTCCGGGTGGGCGCGCCGACCGAACGGCGTAACCCGCTCAGCGCCGACCTCGACCTGATGTCCACCCGGGACATGCTCGCGGTGATCAACGAGGCGGACCGGCGGGCGCCGGCGGCCGTCGCGGAGGTGCTCGACGAGATCGCCGCCGCCGTCGACCTTGCGGTGCCCGCGCTGCGCGACGGACACCGGGTGCACTACTTCGGCGCGGGCACGTCGGGCCGGCTCGGCGTGCTCGACGCGGTCGAGCTCATCCCCACCTTCAACATTCCCCGGCACTGGTTCTGCGCCCACCTGGCCGGCGGTCAGGGGGCGATGTGGCGGGCGGTCGAGGACGCCGAGGACAACCACGCCACCGGGGCGGCCGAGGCGAACGAGTGCGTGGCCCCCGGTGACGTCGTGGTCGGCCTGGCCGCCAGCGGACGCACCCCGTACGTTCTCGGGGCGCTGGCCGCGTCTCGGGCCCGGCAGGCCGCGACGGTGCTGCTCTGCGCCAACCCGGAGGCGGAGGCCGCCCGGG encodes:
- a CDS encoding MurR/RpiR family transcriptional regulator gives rise to the protein MIVHISGLLPSLSPAEQRVARLVVADPADAARRTITDLATAAETSEATVIRFCRSVGMDGYPQLRIRLAAEAARRIEPPDARVVGGDIPPGADLAQIIATIAFNDARAVEETAEQLDPAVCEQVVEAISQAGRIDIYGAGASGFVASDFQQKLHRIGRTAFYFPDVHTALTSAALLGRGDVALGISHTGTTSDVIEVLEQARAQGAATVALTNYPRSPITEGADFVLTTAARETTYRSGAMASRLAQLTVVDCLFVGVAARNRAKARKALEVTAEAVRSHRVGSTRRKA
- the murQ gene encoding N-acetylmuramic acid 6-phosphate etherase gives rise to the protein MTTDQVPSEVRPVVRVGAPTERRNPLSADLDLMSTRDMLAVINEADRRAPAAVAEVLDEIAAAVDLAVPALRDGHRVHYFGAGTSGRLGVLDAVELIPTFNIPRHWFCAHLAGGQGAMWRAVEDAEDNHATGAAEANECVAPGDVVVGLAASGRTPYVLGALAASRARQAATVLLCANPEAEAARDVDVFIGVDTGPEVVTGSTRMKAGTAQKLVLNAFSTAVMVRLGRVYSNLMIDVVATNAKLRGRMITILVEATGCSEELCRQALNASDGDLKTALVSLVSGADVTRARAALASSADQVRGALALLAT